The genomic stretch GAGATCAAATTTTCCGCCCTGACCACTCACAGCAACATCCGCCTCTGGAAAAGCGGCTTCTAAAATTTCAGCGAGCTGTTCATTATTCATCACAAGACCTCTTATAGGACTAAGGGTGTAAAACGAGCCATTTTACTATAAATAGCAAAAATAATTCATGGATCCATACATTATATATATAAAAAAAAGAGGCTTTTAAAACCTCTTTTTCATCATTTGTCCTTTATAGAGCTAAAGGATGCTGCTGTAAATGCATTTCCCGGTATCGATCAATCTGCCGTTTCAATTTTTCGGTCAATATTTTAATTGAGGTATACATATCATCTGCGGTGGCGTGAGCAAAAAATTCAATGCCCGGTAATCGGATAATAGCCTCTGCGATATGATTACTACTGCCCTTTCTAGAGCGTTTATCAATTTGATGATCTTTCGAGAGTTTCACTTGCATACTATTCACCTGATCTAGGTGCTTCGTCATCTGTGAAAACTTGGTTTTTATACTTTCTTCAATAGCTGGCGTAATCGATAAATGATGTCCACGAATTGTTATTTGCATAGTTCTATCCCTCACCTTCGTTAGGATTAGAAGAGTCTCAATATAAAATAATTTAAATACAGTAACTTATAAATAAAATATCCGTATTTTAAGTCCTGAATCAAATCAATCTTACTGATCCTCAAAAGAAAAAAGATTCATTATGTTGTCATAATGAATCTCTAGAATAGCCAGATTTCAAATTTTAGATCAAGACTTTTCGCTCAGAAGATGAAGGAATATGTAACGATTCACGATATTTCGCCACCGTACGTCGTGCCACATCAATGCCTTCATCTTTTAACATATTGGCAAGTGCATTATCAGACAGAGGCTTACGGGCATTTTCTTCGGAAATCAGTTTTTTGATTTTGGCACGGATAGCAGTAGAAGATGCTTCACCACCTGATGTAGTCCCGACATGACTCGAGAAGAAATATTTCAACTCGAACAATCCACGTGGGGTCAGCATATATTTATTGGTGGTTACACGAGAAACTGTAGATTCATGCAATTCGACTTCTTCGGCAATATCTCTTAAAACCAGAGGTTTCATGCCTTCCGCCCCAATTTCCAAGAACATTTTTTGATGTTCTACAATACAAGTCGCGACTTTCAATAATGTTTTATGCCGTTCATCGATACTTTTGATAAAGTTCTTCGCTTCCAGCATCTGATTACGCAGGTACTGATTATCATCGCTTTGATCTGCACGACGAATCATTTTGGCATAAAAAGAATTGACGCGTAACTTTGGCAGTACATCCGAGTTTAAATTGACTTGCCAGCAGTTATTCTTTTTCATCACCACAACATCTGGCACCTGATAATCCGATTCCTTGTTTTCAAATTCCAGACCTGGATGCGGTTTTAAGGTTTTTAGCAAATCTACAGCACAGCGCAACTGTTCTGGATTTAAGCCAGTCTGTTTGATCAGCTTAGGAAGCTCATTGGTAATCAACAATTCATAATG from Acinetobacter lwoffii encodes the following:
- the hpf gene encoding ribosome hibernation-promoting factor, HPF/YfiA family, producing the protein MQITIRGHHLSITPAIEESIKTKFSQMTKHLDQVNSMQVKLSKDHQIDKRSRKGSSNHIAEAIIRLPGIEFFAHATADDMYTSIKILTEKLKRQIDRYREMHLQQHPLAL
- a CDS encoding RNA polymerase factor sigma-54, yielding MRLSVGIKIANSLSLTPQLQQAIRLLQLSSLELEQEVQLQLDSNPLLEKVEEQITLESLSTIESNNENNDLTNQLNADHLPDDLPVDTDWDDVYTHQPTSLGAAEFEEREDNRQGHQSLQEYMLEQINLLNFSQVDKLIAYCIVDSLDDKGFLDAELSEITASVQHLLSSIGSEEEIEDDEVAVVLKHIQRLDPVGVGSRSLAECLLVQLDNLPASTPCRNDAIKLLQHYELLITNELPKLIKQTGLNPEQLRCAVDLLKTLKPHPGLEFENKESDYQVPDVVVMKKNNCWQVNLNSDVLPKLRVNSFYAKMIRRADQSDDNQYLRNQMLEAKNFIKSIDERHKTLLKVATCIVEHQKMFLEIGAEGMKPLVLRDIAEEVELHESTVSRVTTNKYMLTPRGLFELKYFFSSHVGTTSGGEASSTAIRAKIKKLISEENARKPLSDNALANMLKDEGIDVARRTVAKYRESLHIPSSSERKVLI